The following are encoded in a window of Caldicellulosiruptoraceae bacterium PP1 genomic DNA:
- a CDS encoding carbohydrate ABC transporter permease, whose amino-acid sequence MKKIRIIKYSVGYIFLIIMSVVSIFPFFWMIVDMTNKSVDINKGKLIFGNALTENLNNLFNNYEVGRIIFNSFKISLIVVIGSLIISSMAAYGFEFYPSKNREKVYSVLLATMMIPFAALIVPLFRLMVTFNLLDSHWGVILPMLSSVFLIFFFRQSFKLYPKEIIMAGRVDGASELRIFTSIVFPSMKSTYAAAAIYSFMTSWNSYLWPLIVLQSDEKKIMTLLVSTLASGYNPDLGVIMTTVVIATLPMIIVFFSLQKYFVQSILGSVKQ is encoded by the coding sequence ATGAAGAAGATCAGAATAATAAAATACTCTGTTGGTTACATTTTTCTTATCATAATGTCTGTTGTTTCAATATTTCCATTTTTCTGGATGATAGTTGATATGACTAACAAATCGGTTGATATAAACAAAGGTAAACTTATCTTTGGTAATGCATTGACTGAAAATTTGAATAATCTTTTTAACAATTATGAAGTTGGTAGAATTATATTTAATTCATTTAAAATTTCATTAATTGTAGTAATAGGATCTCTAATAATATCATCCATGGCAGCTTATGGGTTTGAGTTCTATCCTTCAAAAAATCGAGAAAAAGTATATTCAGTTTTATTGGCAACTATGATGATACCATTTGCTGCTTTGATAGTTCCACTTTTTAGGTTAATGGTAACATTCAATCTTTTGGATTCACATTGGGGTGTTATATTACCAATGTTGTCTTCAGTGTTTTTAATCTTTTTCTTTAGACAAAGTTTTAAGTTATATCCAAAAGAGATTATTATGGCAGGCAGAGTTGACGGAGCAAGTGAACTAAGAATTTTTACTTCGATAGTTTTTCCTTCGATGAAGTCAACCTATGCAGCAGCTGCTATATATTCTTTTATGACGAGTTGGAATTCATATTTATGGCCTCTAATTGTATTACAGAGTGATGAAAAAAAGATTATGACATTGCTAGTTTCAACTCTTGCATCGGGGTATAATCCGGACTTAGGGGTCATTATGACTACCGTTGTTATTGCAACATTACCTATGATAATAGTGTTCTTTAGTTTACAGAAATATTTTGTACAAAGCATACTTGGCTCTGTAAAACAGTAA
- a CDS encoding family 43 glycosylhydrolase, whose product MKKATKSDIEISRERGIEEKMKKMKKFLSWLLLLTCLISFNFTSVISVSANTTFSNSTDEAVKNTNDTLSVYNSIYSDVYNNVYNLQDIDEQLASHDYVFYYVDCGDQTPSTPDPGDKMGLYQSVTDKAYGIDTTGYSWGYGPDTEADGSTTDKYSSVRFYWGSNHDANTSVSYRFQLPIAGYYFVTVATKNPWGTRDTNIYLEGDNMSGDYSIPQNTKVEVTYRVYVDDGELNVDIKGPSTGPWHQWNDPMVGFILIEGVIPMSYLQSQISALSTEINRKKEDGSNYYTVLSINKANEAISEAQEFVNSFNPQIDNIASENIQLGIREKLNKLKAATANLVPDILNTVFRPGQIMRDTNGAVIDAHGGYIMYDKITNKYYWYGEYHVGKWPSSGVRCYSSTDLLNWKDEGMALTMIESMDQFENDPLISELYKGRTDKDNIFDDIRVGRIIERPRVIYNDTTKKYVMWMHVEGSTNPDGTLNQSYAKAEAGCAVSDSPIGPFEYLHSFRMDQCPPDQTDYHPESKGYARDLTLFKDDDGSAYLIYSSEENYTLYISKLTPDYTDITGWHKDGRVDENGKPIRDSSYKAVYGVDYVRIFPGEHREAPAMFKYDGKYYLLTSGATGWAPNENKYSVADNIFGPWSTMVNPFVKTRDTDPDPMKSFNTQTTCVIPVDPAKGKFIYVGDMWNGGDFSNDGAKYVFLPIEFGQGSDMIIRWYDSWEPSILDSMAKVNIVTKFPEAVALGTLPNLPETIKVLDKEGNIKSTSAIWTINSHAPSVDDFSIPGQVTLELKLPEYNNKVVYIKMYVIPDKTIYFINCGGYVTSDYNLLTSYMQNTLINKGVADQAYNPEDQSPWGYIQDIALPAGSESGDIWTTVRYLNAGNVSNSPKGTDLSYQFTLENGSYDVYIGFNDPWTNLSRKANLFINEELKGPITFTPRNVQVCKGVTITNNTLNITVRNTAAQDPLISWIMIVDNNLVPSSESKMGLTGSSPSPTMVNLSWYKILGATGYTLYRSDTENGMYEPIYSGNAGIFTDTNLQPNRTYYYKVSYTSDAGVESLLSAAISVTTKSDVPTSLMAYPVKTAQENEVTCAIIKWDPIVGASQYILYRSTSSDGTYSEIYRGYAINYMDTGLRPGVTYYYKVKAVTSAGESGYSTAVSVKIPVIGNDAVIVINGEAGANDVTKLKLTTIKVGDKYYRYDYNSVDGKFVSLICSSSTDLINWTKEKDVLTASSHNDLQSCKLESINILYNEKTKRYVMWAHYENAEDYSLGRVLVAVSQSDSPSSEFTVVGQGSFRPLENDSRDISIFKDDDGSAYLISATNTNADLAIYKLTDDYLGIEKLVSKPYKGLYREAPGMVKKDGVYYLFTSAAAGWYPSQAMYSTATSLEGPWSEPKPIGNSSTFSGQSNAIIKFTGTEATSYFAVIYRWLRGDSLWLPVIFDGTNAYYDYCDSFLLDENTGQSVPITNGVLLSEGKPARASKSAAGYGPEKANDGDYLTAWQSERNYDWPQWWEVDLGAVYDLTNVQISWWILKGSEGYYKYTIQTKKDVNDTYTTVLDRTYNQFYGFTCDNINCQARYVRINLIDAVIQNNPNNNWYTPQLMEVKIFGYPIETENVTAKDVADKITAISAPAKGSLRLTLPTVPEGFSIAIKSSDNPTVIGTDGVINPPSTDTIVHLILEVTRISDGSKATTANIAVLVPGKTTGTTYTGGSGSSSTPITNNNENKNENRDDKKQQQETQQTQQPKSEQKGFVTAEINPYTKNTIEVDKNIKIEVPVGSIQGFAPQLNVEKVEKFDQDVGVGTLVTQPIKVSVSKGSIVGNVQLNVKVEPQTIKEGQIAISFIYDQQRGKWLPVATKQGTDNVVITINKVGSVVIVAANLEDVFKDVKKENWSYDTFKKALSNGLVTGYEDMTLRPDKKVSLAEAAVIAQRAFEITSKQQRTLTNVPNWANEAIKALLDNNVIEKIDNVNAPLTRLEACEMIIKLLEQKGINIESTKAPFNDITNLSSDEANYITKAYGLGIVKGYTDNTFRPEKVVTRAELIALFMRAIETLQK is encoded by the coding sequence ATGAAAAAAGCTACCAAAAGCGATATTGAAATTAGTAGAGAAAGGGGCATTGAAGAAAAAATGAAAAAAATGAAGAAATTTTTATCATGGTTATTATTGTTGACATGTTTAATATCTTTTAACTTTACTTCGGTGATATCTGTTTCAGCAAATACGACATTTTCCAATAGCACAGATGAGGCGGTTAAAAATACAAATGACACTTTAAGTGTTTATAACAGTATTTATAGCGATGTTTATAACAATGTCTATAATCTCCAAGACATTGATGAGCAACTTGCTTCACACGATTATGTATTTTACTATGTTGACTGCGGTGATCAAACACCATCCACGCCTGACCCAGGTGATAAAATGGGTCTATATCAAAGTGTAACAGATAAAGCATATGGTATAGATACAACAGGATATAGTTGGGGATATGGTCCAGATACAGAAGCTGATGGTTCTACAACAGATAAATATTCTTCAGTTAGGTTTTATTGGGGGAGTAACCATGATGCAAATACTTCTGTCAGCTATAGATTTCAACTACCGATAGCAGGATATTATTTTGTTACTGTAGCAACAAAAAATCCATGGGGTACAAGAGATACAAATATATACCTTGAAGGAGATAATATGTCGGGTGATTATTCAATTCCACAAAATACTAAGGTAGAGGTTACTTATAGAGTATATGTAGATGACGGTGAGTTGAATGTGGATATAAAAGGACCATCTACAGGTCCTTGGCATCAGTGGAATGATCCTATGGTTGGATTCATTTTGATAGAAGGTGTAATCCCAATGTCATATTTGCAATCACAGATATCAGCTTTGAGCACAGAAATAAACAGAAAAAAGGAAGACGGTTCTAATTATTATACAGTTCTCAGTATAAATAAGGCAAATGAAGCTATATCAGAAGCTCAAGAGTTTGTTAATAGTTTTAATCCACAAATTGATAACATAGCTTCAGAAAATATCCAATTGGGAATTAGAGAAAAACTGAATAAACTAAAAGCTGCAACTGCTAATCTTGTTCCAGATATACTCAATACAGTTTTTAGACCTGGCCAGATAATGAGAGATACAAATGGTGCTGTTATTGATGCACATGGCGGTTATATTATGTATGATAAAATTACAAATAAGTATTATTGGTATGGTGAATATCATGTTGGAAAGTGGCCTTCTTCTGGAGTAAGATGCTACTCATCTACAGATTTATTAAACTGGAAAGATGAAGGCATGGCATTGACTATGATTGAATCAATGGATCAGTTTGAAAATGATCCTCTTATTTCCGAACTTTATAAAGGCAGGACGGATAAGGATAACATTTTTGATGATATCAGAGTTGGTAGAATTATCGAAAGACCGAGAGTAATATATAATGATACAACTAAGAAATATGTTATGTGGATGCATGTTGAAGGCAGTACAAATCCAGATGGCACGCTTAATCAATCATATGCAAAAGCTGAGGCAGGTTGTGCTGTGAGTGATTCACCAATTGGTCCTTTTGAATATCTGCATAGTTTTAGAATGGATCAATGTCCACCGGATCAGACTGATTATCATCCCGAAAGTAAAGGTTATGCACGTGATTTGACTTTATTCAAAGATGATGATGGTTCTGCCTACCTAATTTATTCCAGTGAAGAAAACTATACCTTATATATTTCAAAACTTACTCCTGATTATACAGATATTACGGGCTGGCATAAAGATGGCAGAGTGGATGAGAATGGTAAACCTATTCGTGATTCATCTTATAAAGCTGTTTATGGTGTGGATTATGTAAGGATATTCCCAGGTGAACACCGTGAAGCTCCTGCAATGTTCAAATATGACGGGAAATACTATTTATTAACCTCAGGTGCAACAGGTTGGGCTCCAAATGAAAACAAATATTCTGTTGCAGATAATATCTTTGGGCCGTGGTCTACAATGGTTAATCCTTTTGTCAAAACAAGAGATACCGATCCTGATCCAATGAAATCATTTAATACGCAAACAACTTGTGTTATTCCTGTAGATCCTGCAAAAGGAAAATTTATATATGTTGGCGATATGTGGAATGGTGGGGATTTCTCAAATGACGGGGCAAAATATGTCTTTTTGCCTATTGAGTTTGGTCAGGGTTCAGATATGATCATAAGATGGTATGATAGTTGGGAGCCGAGCATATTGGATTCAATGGCCAAGGTAAATATTGTAACTAAGTTTCCAGAGGCTGTTGCTCTTGGAACTTTACCGAATTTACCTGAAACCATAAAAGTTTTAGATAAAGAAGGTAATATTAAATCAACTTCTGCAATATGGACAATAAACTCACATGCACCTTCAGTTGATGATTTTTCAATCCCAGGACAAGTTACTTTGGAATTAAAACTTCCGGAGTATAATAACAAAGTTGTTTATATCAAAATGTATGTAATACCTGATAAAACAATATATTTTATAAATTGCGGTGGGTATGTGACAAGCGATTATAATCTTCTTACATCGTATATGCAGAATACTCTCATAAATAAAGGCGTGGCTGATCAAGCATACAATCCGGAAGATCAATCTCCTTGGGGATATATACAAGATATTGCTCTTCCTGCAGGCTCAGAAAGTGGGGATATTTGGACAACAGTCAGATATCTCAACGCTGGGAATGTTTCTAATTCTCCTAAAGGTACGGACCTTTCTTATCAGTTTACCTTGGAGAATGGTTCGTATGATGTATATATAGGATTTAACGATCCATGGACAAATCTCTCCAGAAAAGCAAACTTATTTATAAATGAAGAACTAAAGGGTCCGATTACATTTACACCGCGCAATGTTCAAGTATGTAAAGGTGTTACAATAACCAACAATACCCTTAATATTACTGTAAGAAATACTGCAGCACAGGACCCATTGATTAGCTGGATTATGATAGTTGATAATAATCTGGTTCCATCTTCTGAATCTAAAATGGGACTTACTGGTAGTTCACCATCACCAACCATGGTAAATTTGAGCTGGTATAAGATTCTCGGTGCAACTGGATATACACTTTATAGATCAGACACTGAAAATGGAATGTATGAACCTATTTACAGCGGCAATGCAGGAATATTTACTGATACTAATTTACAACCAAATAGGACATATTATTACAAGGTTAGCTATACCAGCGATGCAGGAGTGGAATCACTCTTATCAGCAGCAATAAGCGTAACAACCAAAAGTGATGTTCCAACATCATTGATGGCATATCCTGTAAAGACAGCACAGGAAAATGAAGTCACATGTGCAATTATCAAATGGGACCCAATTGTTGGAGCTTCTCAATATATTTTGTATAGATCAACCAGTTCAGATGGGACTTATTCAGAGATATACAGAGGTTATGCTATTAATTACATGGATACAGGATTGAGACCAGGAGTAACATATTATTATAAAGTAAAAGCTGTAACCAGTGCAGGTGAGTCGGGATATTCCACAGCAGTAAGTGTGAAAATTCCTGTAATCGGCAATGATGCTGTTATTGTTATAAATGGAGAAGCAGGGGCTAATGATGTAACTAAATTAAAATTAACAACAATTAAAGTCGGAGATAAATACTATCGCTACGATTATAATAGTGTAGATGGTAAGTTTGTGTCTTTGATATGTAGTTCATCAACAGACTTGATAAATTGGACAAAAGAAAAGGATGTTCTCACAGCATCATCACATAATGATCTGCAAAGTTGTAAGCTTGAGTCAATTAATATCTTATACAATGAAAAAACAAAAAGATATGTAATGTGGGCACATTATGAAAATGCTGAGGATTATAGCCTGGGGAGAGTGTTAGTAGCGGTTTCTCAGTCTGATTCTCCTTCTTCAGAGTTTACAGTGGTCGGTCAAGGAAGTTTCAGACCTCTTGAAAATGACTCAAGAGATATTTCTATATTTAAAGATGATGATGGTTCGGCGTATTTAATATCAGCTACAAATACAAACGCAGACTTGGCAATTTATAAACTTACAGATGATTATTTAGGTATAGAAAAACTGGTTAGTAAGCCTTATAAGGGGCTATATAGGGAAGCACCTGGAATGGTGAAAAAAGATGGAGTTTATTACTTATTTACTTCTGCCGCTGCGGGTTGGTATCCGAGCCAGGCAATGTATTCCACTGCGACTTCTTTGGAAGGTCCATGGTCTGAGCCAAAACCTATAGGAAACTCTTCAACTTTCTCAGGACAGAGTAATGCCATTATTAAATTTACTGGGACTGAAGCAACATCATATTTTGCTGTTATATACAGATGGCTGAGGGGAGATTCGTTATGGCTTCCAGTAATCTTTGATGGAACAAATGCTTATTATGACTATTGTGATTCATTTTTGCTTGATGAAAACACCGGACAGTCAGTGCCAATTACAAATGGTGTATTATTATCTGAAGGCAAGCCGGCAAGAGCATCAAAATCTGCTGCCGGATATGGTCCCGAAAAAGCAAACGACGGAGATTATTTAACAGCTTGGCAGTCAGAGAGAAACTATGACTGGCCGCAGTGGTGGGAAGTTGACTTGGGGGCAGTTTATGATCTTACCAACGTTCAGATTTCTTGGTGGATATTGAAAGGTTCTGAAGGCTATTATAAATATACTATTCAGACCAAAAAGGATGTGAATGACACTTATACTACTGTCCTTGATCGAACATACAATCAGTTCTATGGATTTACATGTGATAATATAAATTGCCAAGCAAGATATGTTAGAATAAATCTGATAGACGCGGTTATTCAAAATAACCCAAACAATAATTGGTATACTCCCCAGTTGATGGAAGTCAAGATATTTGGCTATCCTATAGAAACAGAAAATGTTACGGCTAAAGATGTAGCTGATAAGATAACAGCTATATCAGCACCTGCAAAAGGTTCACTAAGATTAACCTTGCCCACAGTGCCAGAAGGATTCAGTATAGCAATAAAATCATCGGATAATCCTACTGTAATAGGAACTGATGGAGTTATAAATCCTCCAAGTACAGATACGATTGTACATCTTATACTTGAAGTAACAAGAATATCAGACGGCTCGAAAGCAACTACGGCAAACATCGCTGTATTAGTTCCTGGAAAGACAACAGGAACAACATATACTGGAGGAAGTGGTTCAAGCAGCACCCCAATAACAAATAATAATGAAAACAAAAATGAAAATAGAGATGATAAAAAACAGCAACAGGAAACACAACAAACTCAGCAACCAAAAAGTGAACAAAAAGGCTTTGTTACTGCAGAAATTAATCCTTATACAAAAAATACCATTGAAGTAGATAAGAACATTAAAATTGAGGTTCCAGTGGGCTCCATCCAAGGGTTTGCACCACAATTGAATGTAGAAAAAGTAGAAAAATTTGATCAAGATGTTGGTGTTGGAACTCTTGTGACACAACCTATAAAAGTGTCAGTTTCTAAAGGAAGCATAGTTGGGAATGTTCAATTAAATGTAAAAGTTGAGCCTCAAACTATAAAAGAGGGGCAGATTGCGATTAGCTTTATTTATGATCAACAAAGAGGAAAGTGGTTACCTGTTGCAACAAAGCAAGGGACTGATAATGTTGTTATTACAATAAACAAAGTTGGTAGTGTTGTTATTGTTGCAGCAAACCTTGAAGATGTATTCAAGGATGTAAAGAAAGAAAATTGGTCATATGATACATTTAAAAAAGCTCTTTCAAATGGTCTTGTTACAGGCTATGAAGATATGACACTAAGACCGGATAAGAAAGTTTCACTTGCTGAGGCAGCAGTAATTGCTCAAAGAGCATTTGAAATTACATCGAAACAACAAAGAACACTCACAAATGTTCCAAACTGGGCAAATGAAGCTATTAAAGCTTTATTAGACAATAATGTTATAGAAAAAATTGACAATGTTAATGCACCGCTTACAAGACTTGAAGCATGCGAAATGATAATAAAATTACTTGAACAAAAAGGGATAAATATAGAATCTACTAAAGCTCCATTTAATGATATAACCAATTTATCTTCTGATGAAGCAAATTATATTACTAAGGCATATGGTCTTGGAATTGTTAAGGGTTATACAGATAATACGTTTAGACCAGAAAAAGTTGTTACACGAGCAGAACTTATTGCATTATTTATGAGGGCAATTGAAACATTGCAAAAATAA